A stretch of Chitinophaga caeni DNA encodes these proteins:
- a CDS encoding metal-sulfur cluster assembly factor, producing MSENIELEMKIKEVLHTVYDPEIPVNIYDLGLVYQVEAKNDGNVLIVMTLTAPGCPVAGDIMQEVTQKVQALEGVTDADVRLTFDPPWNKDMMTEEAKLELGFL from the coding sequence ATGAGTGAGAATATCGAATTAGAAATGAAGATCAAGGAAGTGCTGCATACCGTGTACGACCCAGAAATTCCGGTAAATATTTACGACCTCGGGCTGGTATACCAAGTAGAAGCAAAAAACGATGGGAATGTATTGATCGTAATGACGCTCACCGCGCCGGGCTGCCCGGTTGCAGGCGATATCATGCAGGAAGTAACCCAAAAAGTACAAGCCTTGGAAGGAGTAACCGATGCGGATGTCCGGTTAACCTTCGATCCACCATGGAATAAAGACATGATGACGGAAGAAGCCAAGTTGGAGCTCGGGTTTCTTTAA
- a CDS encoding SufE family protein: MTIKEQQDAIISDFEMFTDWMDKYEYIIQLGKDLPIIEEQYKTDDNLIRGCQSKVWLHADYKDGKLFFSADSDALITKGLVSLVIQALNGQPAKDIAEAELYFIEKIGLRSHLSPTRSNGLLAMIKQIKLYAVAYQLKSSQN; encoded by the coding sequence ATGACTATTAAAGAACAACAGGACGCTATCATCAGCGACTTCGAGATGTTTACCGATTGGATGGATAAATACGAGTATATTATTCAACTGGGGAAAGATTTGCCTATTATCGAGGAGCAATATAAAACCGACGATAACCTGATCCGCGGCTGCCAGAGTAAGGTTTGGCTACATGCAGATTACAAGGACGGTAAATTATTCTTCTCGGCCGATAGCGATGCGCTCATCACCAAGGGTTTGGTATCTTTAGTGATCCAAGCTTTAAACGGTCAACCGGCGAAGGACATCGCGGAAGCGGAATTGTACTTCATCGAGAAGATCGGTTTACGTAGCCACTTATCCCCTACCCGTTCCAACGGTTTGTTGGCAATGATCAAGCAGATCAAGCTATACGCGGTAGCCTATCAACTTAAATCCTCTCAAAATTAA